The Coffea arabica cultivar ET-39 chromosome 2c, Coffea Arabica ET-39 HiFi, whole genome shotgun sequence genome includes the window TGCTCTTAAAAACGAAAAAGAATATTACTAAATCTCATAAATTTCTAAGAATTTCAAAACCCACATTACAACTTTGTGTTTGACTTTACACTtggggtgcatttgataaaatcgaattttaaaaattgaaacttgAAATGTAAATTTTGAATCTATTAAGTATAAAATCATATCATCTGCGCATATTTTACACtaagtgataaatgaatagtttatcactcaCTTTTGAAATTACGTTTGGCCTCTTAGATGCTCTATTTTCTGTCAAATATATTTGAATATGTTaccatttgaattaattaagtgttgAATTAAATTATCAAACATATCTTTAGTTAGAATGGTCAAGTAGCAAAATTTGCACGAGAGCTTTTAGGAAGATGAGAGCTACTTTGGATTTGTCATTCTCCCAATGTTGTTGGGCTTAATTTGAGCATCAGAAACATTTTTGGGTCAATATTGGGCTTGAGAAACCCCATAGCCAAAGAGGCCTCAATATACCTCCCCCTGGCTTCCTCGCgcttttaaatttcaaaaaaaaatccaacgGAAGAACCACCGCCATAAAATACCTGAGTCTCCCCCAATccccttcctcttcctcttcctcgcTGCTATCTGGCTTTTGCTAGTAGTAGTCTGTAAGATCACTGATTTCTACCCTCCTTTCCTCATTGGGCTTTTCAACCTGAAATCTTTGTTTGTCTTCCGCTGTCGTTGAGCAACAACTGTCTTGCAGTTGCCGATATTAAGAAAGCGCTTCAGTTCTTCATGGTCCACTTCGTCCCTTGTCATTCTTTCCTGGTTGATTCTTGGAATTCAAGTCCCAAACTGTTTTTCGTAAGATGAAATACCTGTTCTTCGTGTAGTAATCTTCTTTAGTCACGTGATTTTCTAGAACATAAtggaattttctttctttgtttcagATCCTTGCTTGAAGATTTCGAGTACCCTAGAAAACAGGGTTCTAGAATTGAAACAGCCCAACAATCCCCTTTTCCAATTTTATCTCGGGtaagtttttatcattttgtttAATTTCCTGCTTTTAACACTCTATGAAACTGACGGGGTTTGTTTCTTTGTGGGTGGTAGAATTGGGAAAAGATGAATGATCTCATGACAAGATCGTTTCTAAGTTACGTGGAATTAAAGAAACAAGCCATGAAGGACCTTGAAGCAGAGCCTGATATTGAGATGGGGCAACTTGACCCTGTTGATGAAAAAAACCTCTCCCAGTTCTTCGAAGAAGTAGGTGCTATCAAGGCAGATATGGAAGAGATCACCAATCTGCTTCTTGACCTCAAAGATCTCAATGAAGACACTAAATCCATTCACAGCGCCAAAATCCTTCGAGGCGTTCGAGACCGAATTAATTCTGATATGGTTACTATCCTCAGGAAGGCAAAGATTATCAAAGGGAGGTTGGAATTGCTTGATACATCGAATGCAGAAAATCGTGGTGTGTCCGATGCTTATAAAGCAGGAAGCCCTGTTGAACGAACAAGAGTTTCAGTAACAAATGGCTTGAGGATGAAATTGAGGGATTTGATGAATGAATTCCAGGGCTTGAGAGAAAGAATTGTTGCTGATCACAGGGAAGGTCTCAAGAGGAGATATTACAGTGCTACTGGAGAGGAACCAAGTGAGGAATTGCTTGAAAAGATGATTACAGGGAATGCGAAGGAGAGAGTTTTTGAgggcaaggcagatttgctgctGGAGAATCAAGAAAGGCATGAGGCTCtgaaggagattcagaaaagctTGACAGAGCTCCATCAAGTCTTTCTGGACATGGCAGTGATGATTGATAATCAGGGTGACCAGATAAATAACATTGAACAAAATGTGGCCAATGCCAAATCATTCATCACTGGCGGCGCAAAAGATCTTAATCGGGCAaaaaagttgaagaagaggtCTACTTTGGCTTGTTGGGTCAGCGTAGTGGTGCTGGTGTTTGTACTGGTGTGCCTTATGGCAATTCTGTTCTGAATCTGAGATGACAAGAATAGTATAGCTTGGATTTTATAAGAGCTTCATTGAAGAGGCTTTTTCCAGGATTCAATTAAGCTTGAAGTTCTTGTCTGGGAAACGTTTTTTACTTTGTCTGATGTTCTGATTGTAAAACTGCACCTGTGATGATATCTATCCATCACTGTCTGCTTACTGTAATTTGAGCACAGAAACTATAGGATCCTTGAGATTCATATGGTGTAATGTTggtgtttcttcttttccttgaaATGTTTTTCAGACGACATACTTTATCAGTATCAATTAAGTAGCCATTGGTTAAAGTTATGCTTGTCATTTCTGCATTGGATACAAGGTAAAACGTTATTGGGAAGAACTGGGGCCTGGAAAACAACAGTGTAACAATTGTCAGGATCTTATTTAGTTTGCCTCAGATATCTTAATCGAATAAGAGACAATGAAACTCCATAATTGCAggttagcaaagaattgattcTCGATGTTTGACTCTTGGGTAAAAGAGAAGGAAGAGCTCGATTCTCCATCATGAGTGGCAATGATGTTAAGCTAAAAAACAgattaaatttttgtttgcatGTGCATGATTATTTAGAGCGCAATATACATTTGATTCAACTTAAATACATCATTGGTGGTGATGTTAATATGAGGGCAATTGATTGATGTATGTATTAGGGATGTGATGAACAGATCTTAAGGGTAAAGCAGAGGAGATGAGCAAACAGGGTCTGCTGTTATGCGTTATATCAGAATGCAGATCTGGAATTTTATTCCTCAGAATTGGTCTGAGCTTACATTTCAAAGAATGAAGGGATACAAAACAATTTCTTTGAACTTCTCATAATATAACACCCTTTCTTCCTGCATTTTGCAGGAAGGTTCACAATCAACTGTCAATTAATTAACTTTCCcccattttgaaaaataatcaaatcaaTCAGGATCACCTAACAAGAGGGAAGATCTTTGGGTGGAGGTAATATAGTTTGATCTGGGCCTGGACCATTTTCTACCACAAAAGCTGTCTTGAGTCCCCAGCTTGTATGGAGCTCTAGGTGACAGTGCATGAACCAAACCCCTGATGAGAATAGAATTGTAGAATGTTTCATGTGAGTATTACATACATAACGATCTggaaataaaaataatgtgTTCACCAAAATCTGATAGTTATTAATGTTACTGCATTGAGTTTACCTGGATTATCAGCCCTAAACCTTATAGCAGTCCAACCACCTGTAGGAACTCCAATTGTGTTTCTTTCTGGAGGATCAACCAAATTGTATTTTGCTGGGTCTTTCTTAGGATCAAAGTTCCCAATTCCAGTACCCACGACAAAGAAGTTGTAACCATGGAGATGAATTGGATGAGACTCCACACGGAGAAGATTGGTATCTTGTAGCACCAACTCGACCGTTGAATTAAATGCAATCCTACTAAGACGTGGCCTGGTGCTTCGCACAGTTCTTAGGTTGGCTGTAAGTGGTGCACCAGTGTAGTTGAATGGAGTTGGCGGACGATCTGGAAAATCTGTTGTAAAGACCCCTGTAAGGTTAAAATAATGTGCCTGGAGCAGACCAATTTGAGGCATTATAAAAGTGATATTGTTCAAGGAAGCAGTGAGTCGCGTCCCATTTTGGCAGGTAGGACATGGATTCATTCCCAAACCTATAGTGTAAAACAGATGCCTATCAACTTTAAGGGGCACATTTGCTGGGAATTGTGGTGAATTTAGACTTCTAAGCTTAGCGCTGTAGCTCAGTGCAAAGGAAGTGTCATTAGGAGCTGGTAAATTAGGAAGGCTAGGCAATACGTTATTTGGGACTCCTTTATACTGCAGAATAGCAGTAGCAGTTTTGTTATCAATGGGAAGCGGTGCATCCATGAAAGGCCTTGCAGCCATGAAATATCTACTCGAGATTTTATTGGCATGAACAAGAACATTGGTTGTCTGGCCAGGCGCTATCAGAATTGCATCAGTTGAAAAAGGTTTTGTATAGACTGCATCGACTTCTACCACAGTCATGTTATGTCCAGCAATTGCAAAGAAAAGCTCATCGTTGAGTGCCGCATTGATGATTCTGAAGAGATATTTTTTCCCCTGTTCAACTTCCACAGCGTATGTGTCTGTGCAAGATAGAAAACGGGAACTCAATCCAAGGAGTCATACACCATCAATATGCAGCTACCACAAAGCAGACATGCAAACAATGTACGTAGTAGCACATACGTTTTTCAGAACACGGGAAAAGTGGCCCTGGTTTGCCATTTATGGTGTGTGCATCCGACATCCTTGGAGGCAGTCCCAGCTTGTTACCTTGTTTAACCACCTCTTCAACATCATCATTCCACCATTCTCCTGCATTTTAAGCAAACTGTAAGTTCAGAACAACCGGTGATGTGCAATTAACGCAAATTCGCGAACTCAACACAGTTTCTTTCGCTGATCATAAACTTACCTAAGACTaaattgaattcgaaatcgggCTGAGGGAAAGGATATGCCATCCCTTGTTTAGGCATTATGACAATAGCCCCGTAAACTGTGGCTCTCAGCCAGAAAATGTGTGCATGCCACCATAGCGTACCTCTCTGCCCTGTCACATTGAAATCGTACGTGTAACTTTGCCCCGTCTGGATTGGACATTGTGTTACATAAGCTGGTCCATCTGCCCATCCGTTGCGGTATTGCTTTAAACCATGCCTGTATCCACCATTAATCAGTTTTGCATCATTGGTACGAAGAACAAGCCTTCTAGTATGGTATTACTATAATTTAGGCAGTTAGATTATCTCAATCAAGTGCTAATTAGTGAAATTATCCTACCAATGGATGGACATATTGTACTGTGCGTAGTTTGTAACATTAATTTGAACTCTATCTCCTTCTCTGGCATATATAGTTGGTCCAGGAAACATTCCGTTCACTGTCACAATAGGCTTCGCGTGGCACAACCTACTAACATTCTTCACCTGAATCTGAAAATATTCGAAGGTGCAAGAATCAGCCCAAAAGTGCGCATTATATGTAAACATTGTTTTTCTAATGAAAATTCGAATTTCTTACATCAAACTGGTACTGCTTTAGAGCGGCATTGACAGGAGGAAGAGAAATCCACCCAATGGAACACATGAATAAAAAAGCACAATTCAAGTAAAAACTGCAGTGACGTCTCCCCATATTTCCCAGCCACCCAGCCAAGATCTTTTCAACTTTTGTAGGGACTATTTTGTCTTTGGTTGGTTGAACAAGAAAGTCATGCTTTGCACGATTTTATAGGACTTAAAAAGGAGTTGGGATGAAGCCCATCAATTTGTTAAGCGGAGAATTGGTGGCCTTACTAAAAATTAGGTAGAAAGTATGGTGTTAACACAGTAGTATAACTTACAAGCAATATAATGACGGTGACCTCTAACTGGTCGGAACCCAACAAATTAGAAGAATAAAGAAGACGCAGAAACCTCACGTTTTGGTTTAAAAAAGAGTAGATTTGAGTATGAGAGGTACATACAGCCAAACGTCGACCAAGGTCCAGTGAGCTTTATCGTTAAGGATAAGGAAAAGTTTAAGATTTCTCCCAAGTTTTTTAGCTTTAGTTTGAGTATCGTAATTCTAATTCGTTATATACTTTTACCCCAAAAGAATCCGAGTTactccattttctcttgtttccaTTCTGCAATTATGAAGTGGTTTATTGACATCCATGTTCAGGGCCACAGGCACAAACTTTTTCGCATGGTTAGTAGTACTTGGCAGTACGATTTCGGTCAGAATTGAACCTGCTAAAATATTTTCAAGTATTACCTTCTTGAGTTTTCTTGGAGGTGGGTTGTGTGGACCAAGTTTTTCGTGTAAAATTGCCAAGAGAAAAAAATAGGGTTAAATTACTGGTTACAATGTTTATTGAGCCCCAGAAAGAAGAGGACAATTGATGACATTGCTTCTAAGGATTCTGGCTTTGGCATGCTGAAGTGTTTTGCTTATCAAGTTAACCTATGTAAATGCAGGAGAAaagaattaaaaagaaagagaaagtagGCATTGGGAAAGTGGTATAATTTGCCAAAAGAATTTACGATAGAAGGAATTACAAGCCATACAATGTACAAGAACAACTGACTTAGCATTTACTCTGtatacaaaaataaacaaatcaagATACAGCAGTTCCTCTGTCTGTATAATTACATTATTACGTATTTTGTCTGCAAATTTCTTGTGAAGCCATCCGTGATCATGAATGAATACAATACTTGTCATTGAAGCTTTCCCTTTTCATTTCTCCAGTGGAGTGGACCAGTCATAATCAGAATTAATAACTTCATGGGGTACTTGCTATTCTAGGTTTTCCCTTGAGCTTTCAAGGTGGAAATTGTTGAGCCAGTCTGCTGTTTGAAGTGGGTCGGGACAGGTCTCAGCCAGGCTCGCCCTCCTATCATGGTCTTGGTCAGAAACGGTGCTGCGTCGTGATTAGATAGGCTGTGATACCATTTAACCCTGTTTGACCTATTGGCACCAGGGCCGTAGCACTTGTATTCACCAAAGTAAGCCGTGCTGCAATTCCctcaagaaaataagaaaacttaGTACAAGTACTTTGTTAGAAAGCTTGCTTAATGTTCATAATGTATAATTTCGGGATCTATTAATTAACATAATGCATATCTCCAAGAATTAGTTTATCATTTAGCTAAGGAATGCATCTTATTGTATAATGAGGTGGTACATTAACAGGCAGAAGACAGTCACTTGAGCTTTTAGTAATTGATGGACATAAGCTGGAGCATAGGCATCTGTTTTACATCCTCAGAATCAGTGGATAGCAAAAGGTACGTAACTGTACCTTTGCTTGCGGGGATCACCCCAGTCGTTCCATCCCTCTGGCAGTATCACACTAGACATGTAGGTTAGGGCGAAAACCACCCTGGAGTAAGATCCCCATGGCCGCCCAAGAACAGTGCTCCCGGCACCAGTTATCTTACCACCCAAGAATGTAAATCCAGTATTTTCCAGAGGAGAACTTCTTTGTTGAGCTGTGATAGCTCCTTCATTTTCTGCTGTCGAGTGCAGATGGCACCTCTGCAATGCAGAGTTCCATGATTATCAGTTGTCTTAAGATAGTTGtgatatctatatatatagactgttcttttttctttttttttttccattctatATATAGATATTTGTGATATCTATATATCTCACATTTCTCTATGAAAGTACTTTCCTACATCATGCTTCTAGAAATATGTACTATAGGTACTTACTTCAAAAAGAGAAGCTCCATTTCCGCATATGAAATCGACGCCTCCTTCAATATAACAACTGCTGTAATAATGCCTTCCTGCATCATCTAGGAGAGTGTCTTGATAGGAGACAATCGCGCAACCGTAAAAAGCAGCTCTATCTCCAGATACTCTCAGTGCAACGGCCTTGCCACTTGTTCCATAGGTATTCTAGACCACCAACAAGTACTAGACGTTTCAATGAACATCCGTGTAGAATAAAACACAAGTAATTTTTGATTTTCCAGGGTCATTATTATTGCCAATTATCGTCCTGTTTCATAGTAGTGCTAATTCGAGATATATACCTGAATTGTTAGATAGCGTCCTACAAAATCAGAAGCCAATACTGCCATTGTTGGAGAATCATATATTTCTCCAGTGTCATTCCATGCTATGATTGTTTTTGAGGCTTCTGTTCCGCTCAATGTTATGAAAGGCTTATCCGCCGGCACAACAATTTTCTCCCTGCTAGTCAGAAATGATTGAACACTTTCCATCAAAATATACAAACATATATAGTCACGAAATACACACTACTTATCTATCTATAGAAAACCCttattcccaaaaaaaaaaaaaattccaataatATGGAGTACTTAATTTGGCAAAACTTTCAGTAGCTTTCTCACTAGAAAAAGGGTTATTATACAATAAATGCTCTTGCAAAGACCTAGGCTAGTGTTAGAACGGGCTAGGAAAATTGGATCAGGAACACATATTTGGTGAAAGACTGAGAATTGAATTTTGGAAGGCTCATAGCTAGACCTGTATACTCCTGGCTTGACCCAGATGAATACTAGTTCAGAGTTGTTAGAAGGGACAGCATTGATGGCATCCTGTATTTTGTCATAATCTCCCATTCCTGACTGATCAACTCTAATGAGGATAGCAGTGGACATGTCCATTGGGGTGCTTGTGCTAGAAGAGGAAGCCATGAGTAAATTATCCGAAACCAGTTTCACTAGCAATATAACGCTAGCATAAATCATGAATGATGGAGCACCCATGTGCATCGGTAATACTGTTGGGTCGTCTCGATGGGGGTGCAGCGAATAAACTTTTTACTAAACAATGATAGAATGAACTATGAAGCAAAGTGAACACAGAAATTTGCCGCATGTGATGAGAATGTCAGTCCCTTAATATAAGGCTAGCCCGGCGTAGACTGTCAACGAATTGGTGGCTGATTAATATTCACATAACTGAAGTTCCAAGTTTTTGGTGAAGAACTTCACGTAAGCATGCAGAgacagaaagaaagaaggattgCTCTCATATGAAGCAGTTGCCAGCAGGCAGTAGTACTCAACTGGTTCTGATGTCAATGACTCGTTTGATCATATTGTCAAATGTCATGCACCTTCGTCACATTCACTCAACGCGTTAAACATGAGCAGATGGGCTTACTGCATTAACAATTACTCAACTTCGTGACTCAACATTCGCAGCCACACCTTAGGctaaaaattcaagaaacttcCTGCAATAATAGGAGGTCAATTTTACACAGCTCccccatttttgttttttgttttttgtttttcccatttttttccTCCTCAAACGTACATGCAGGGATGGAGATGAGAGCCAAACTCGTGGTTGGGCTACTCAATCAAAAGCTCGTTATCGGTTTAGGAGAAAGTTTTGCACAGAAATTGCAGCATCGGATCAATGCCTATCAATTTACTCATCATACAAGTGTCCGTGAACTAGTAGATGGAAAAAACAGCCAAATGGCAATTAGGTCTAATCTCTCCCATCTTAATTAGCATGGAATCTTGCTTTATTATGTTAATGGAATTTGAAGTTCAAACTCAAGGAATGTCTTTCTGTTTTGGTACGACTTTATAGTTTGCGTATGTAATCCTAAATCCGTCCAAAGCGTTagtcaaaaacaagaattaatgcACAAGGAATGAAGAATCAACTAATAAGAGCGGGTAGAGTATGCTATCCATGTTTCGTAATAAACACTATCCGTTGTTTTCTTGGTGTGGAGGGATgagatttaccaaaaaaaaaaaaaaaaacgatagTGATCTTAGGACAATTTTGTCTTAGCCAGCTACTGTCCATTACTGCTGCATTTTACATTCAGTCCACGTTTTTCCATGAATGAACACCTATTTAACACGATTAACTTTGTTTATATTCTAGGTGGTCGTATTAGCTAAGATCAACTTTCAGTATTAATGTATCAATTTGGATTACATGTACTTTATTGGCTACAAATACTTGCAAGCCATCATTGATATCCTGACAAGTGATATCGTGTATTCATCATGCATATGTCAAGTACTTCCAAGCAGAACTCAGGTCGTAGAATGTAGTACGTGCTCATTAGCTTTAGAAAAATACTGTATATGAATAGAAAATATACAACTCTATAAAGAATTAATGGGATATAAAACAAGCTTTTTTAACTCAAATCGATTCACGAAATCTTACGTTGTGATTTATGATTGGTCTACCTAAGATTTGAACATGGCACATAATATTTGGTAAAACCAATTCAATTGGTCCGAGAGTGAGATATTTTATgacatttttaaatttcttatagTATTTTATGCACGTTAATTCTATACTTCTTTAAACATTCACTTACTTGTTCAATTCGTCCTGAACTTGGGACATGTACGATTATGATTTTCGTGCAATTATAAActtgttgtatttttttttcaataaatttgtgATGTATATTAGATGCTTTTTTTtatgcaaataaattttatttgtaCACACCAACTTAATATATGAAtagaattatatatataaatatactcTAAATTCTGTCAGAAATACAATAATCGCCCGTAAACCCATCAATCTTAATCGCAACCCATCGGTCATAGGAGCGGGTACTTGCGTTCACAAACTATGGTATTTCATCATTCTTTTCGGCGCTTTTTGGATGGTATTTGGTTGCATGGCTGGCTGGGGAACCAAACTAATCGAAAGCAGAAGAAAGAACAACCAAATGGGATGACAAAACACAGGCAAAATTCGGTGataaagaaagaggaaaagaaaaagggaaaaaagaaagagaattcGGTAAAATGTGTCACTAGCAATTCCATGATGCATGTTCACGAGGGGGTAAAGAAAGaattaagaaacaaaaaaagcaCTATGCGCTTCTTAGGTGCAAATGAGTTAAACTTAATCCAACAATTTGCAAGTTTGCTTAGAACAATTTGCAAGTTTGCTTAGTCAAAATTCTAGGTCAACTTTAATTCTATACTTCTTTAAACATTCACTTACTTGCTCAATTTGTCCTGAACTTAGAACACATACGAACATGATTTTCGTGCAATTATAAACttgtattttttaaataaatttgtgATGTATATTAGATGATTTTTTATACAAAGAAATTTTAT containing:
- the LOC140035091 gene encoding syntaxin-112-like, which produces MNDLMTRSFLSYVELKKQAMKDLEAEPDIEMGQLDPVDEKNLSQFFEEVGAIKADMEEITNLLLDLKDLNEDTKSIHSAKILRGVRDRINSDMVTILRKAKIIKGRLELLDTSNAENRGVSDAYKAGSPVERTRVSVTNGLRMKLRDLMNEFQGLRERIVADHREGLKRRYYSATGEEPSEELLEKMITGNAKERVFEGKADLLLENQERHEALKEIQKSLTELHQVFLDMAVMIDNQGDQINNIEQNVANAKSFITGGAKDLNRAKKLKKRSTLACWVSVVVLVFVLVCLMAILF
- the LOC140035092 gene encoding laccase-11-like, yielding MGRRHCSFYLNCAFLFMCSIGWISLPPVNAALKQYQFDIQVKNVSRLCHAKPIVTVNGMFPGPTIYAREGDRVQINVTNYAQYNMSIHWHGLKQYRNGWADGPAYVTQCPIQTGQSYTYDFNVTGQRGTLWWHAHIFWLRATVYGAIVIMPKQGMAYPFPQPDFEFNLVLGEWWNDDVEEVVKQGNKLGLPPRMSDAHTINGKPGPLFPCSEKHTYAVEVEQGKKYLFRIINAALNDELFFAIAGHNMTVVEVDAVYTKPFSTDAILIAPGQTTNVLVHANKISSRYFMAARPFMDAPLPIDNKTATAILQYKGVPNNVLPSLPNLPAPNDTSFALSYSAKLRSLNSPQFPANVPLKVDRHLFYTIGLGMNPCPTCQNGTRLTASLNNITFIMPQIGLLQAHYFNLTGVFTTDFPDRPPTPFNYTGAPLTANLRTVRSTRPRLSRIAFNSTVELVLQDTNLLRVESHPIHLHGYNFFVVGTGIGNFDPKKDPAKYNLVDPPERNTIGVPTGGWTAIRFRADNPGVWFMHCHLELHTSWGLKTAFVVENGPGPDQTILPPPKDLPSC
- the LOC113728649 gene encoding putative pectinesterase 11, with protein sequence MHMGAPSFMIYASVILLVKLVSDNLLMASSSSTSTPMDMSTAILIRVDQSGMGDYDKIQDAINAVPSNNSELVFIWVKPGVYREKIVVPADKPFITLSGTEASKTIIAWNDTGEIYDSPTMAVLASDFVGRYLTIQNTYGTSGKAVALRVSGDRAAFYGCAIVSYQDTLLDDAGRHYYSSCYIEGGVDFICGNGASLFERCHLHSTAENEGAITAQQRSSPLENTGFTFLGGKITGAGSTVLGRPWGSYSRVVFALTYMSSVILPEGWNDWGDPRKQSTAYFGEYKCYGPGANRSNRVKWYHSLSNHDAAPFLTKTMIGGRAWLRPVPTHFKQQTGSTISTLKAQGKT